A window of the Gossypium hirsutum isolate 1008001.06 chromosome A03, Gossypium_hirsutum_v2.1, whole genome shotgun sequence genome harbors these coding sequences:
- the LOC107908847 gene encoding zinc finger protein ZAT10-like — MALEALKSPTMATAPYSNKYEDIDNNYVDTWKKGKRSKRQRDDESSSSPPPPPPPPPTNEEEYLALCLIMLARGGSTTENAVTDGGNDDHRMSSSSSAPAPAALKLSYKCSVCNKAFPSYQALGGHKASHRKSSTDAKPDNQSITTNSTTASGETGGNGKAHKCSICHKSFPTGQALGGHKRCHYEGGNTTTTTNNNNKSSSVSLSGVTVSDGGALSQTRCVDFDFDLNLPALCELENKDGSRFSQIYTEQEVESPLPTKKPRFMTASLAQH; from the coding sequence ATGGCTCTTGAAGCTCTGAAATCTCCAACAATGGCGACTGCCCCTTACAGCAACAAGTACGAAGACATCGACAACAATTACGTCGATACATGGAAGAAAGGCAAGCGTTCAAAGCGACAACGCGACGACGAGTCTTCTTCTTCtccgccgccgccgccgccgccgccacCGACGAATGAAGAAGAGTACCTTGCTCTTTGTCTCATCATGCTAGCTCGTGGTGGTTCCACCACTGAAAACGCCGTGACAGACGGTGGAAACGATGACCATCGTATGTCTTCTTCTTCGTCAGCACCGGCACCAGCGGCTTTGAAGTTGTCTTACAAGTGCAGTGTTTGTAACAAGGCTTTCCCTTCCTACCAAGCTCTAGGTGGACATAAAGCCAGCCACCGTAAATCCTCCACCGATGCTAAACCCGATAATCAATCCATCACCACCAACAGTACCACTGCCAGCGGGGAAACCGGCGGTAACGGTAAAGCCCATAAGTGTTCTATCTGCCATAAGTCTTTCCCTACAGGCCAAGCTTTGGGAGGTCACAAACGCTGTCACTACGAAGGCGGaaacaccaccaccaccaccaacaacaacaacaagagCAGTAGCGTCAGCTTGAGTGGGGTGACGGTGTCGGACGGTGGCGCGTTGAGCCAAACCCGTTGCGTCGACTTTGACTTTGACCTAAACTTGCCCGCTTTGTGCGAGTTGGAAAACAAGGATGGAAGCAGATTTAGTCAAATCTATACAGAGCAAGAGGTTGAAAGTCCATTGCCGACCAAGAAACCACGTTTTATGACAGCTTCTTTAGCACAACATTAA